From Bacteroidota bacterium, the proteins below share one genomic window:
- a CDS encoding TlpA disulfide reductase family protein, which produces MMRIHLRSVVFTFVLLFVLISGCARREARTAGTQPPATGGTVADVMNVVKRPEHAPNFSWKDSAGKTIDFDSFHGKVTFINFWATWCGPCKKELPDLVALSRELASRDVRFIGVSTDRGPNIIEDVRSFVTEQGIPYPIVISNDDLEEAFGSPRAIPTSFIVDADGKIAKTIVGLQSKKALTDAITAVLK; this is translated from the coding sequence ATGATGCGCATCCACCTCCGCAGTGTTGTCTTCACTTTCGTTCTACTCTTCGTACTCATTTCCGGTTGTGCCAGACGGGAAGCCCGCACCGCCGGGACACAGCCTCCGGCGACGGGCGGCACAGTCGCCGACGTGATGAACGTCGTCAAGCGCCCCGAACACGCCCCGAACTTTTCCTGGAAGGATAGCGCCGGAAAGACGATCGATTTTGACTCCTTCCACGGCAAGGTGACGTTTATTAACTTCTGGGCGACCTGGTGCGGTCCGTGCAAGAAGGAGCTCCCCGATCTTGTCGCTCTCAGCAGGGAACTTGCGAGCCGCGATGTCAGGTTCATCGGAGTTTCCACCGACCGGGGGCCGAACATCATTGAGGACGTCCGTTCTTTCGTCACCGAGCAGGGGATCCCCTACCCGATCGTCATCTCGAACGACGACCTGGAAGAAGCGTTCGGAAGTCCCCGCGCGATTCCCACCTCCTTCATCGTCGATGCCGACGGAAAGATTGCCAAGACAATCGTCGGCCTGCAGTCGAAAAAAGCTCTCACAGACGCGATCACTGCCGTCCTTAAATGA
- a CDS encoding glycosyltransferase family 9 protein: protein MRNLNKILLIRFGSLGDVVLATSLIRMLRTAYPVAQIDFMVKREYAELLKCNPHLSSVIELRSDDRDELKVLKEGIRRERYDAIVDLHNSLRSRYLRAFSGARYVRVVNKRVGERSFLVRFKLNFYHGMVPVAERYLETVRKFGVRDDGGGSEIYVPEEIVQSVSVLLGKYKLERHGTVIGVAPMAKHFTKRWLPERFVEFGVRAAKETGAKILVLGSREETDVCGDIAQMINAGAGTNAADSLAGRISLIETAAVLDHCTLVLSNDTGIMHIAAARRKKVVAIFGSTVREFGFYPYRTESIVLEKAGLPCRPCSPIGLERCPQGHFKCMREIGVEEVLHATRTLLARERQSQPAG from the coding sequence ATGCGCAATCTCAACAAAATTCTCCTGATCCGTTTCGGATCGTTGGGAGACGTCGTTCTCGCCACCTCCCTCATCAGGATGCTTCGCACCGCCTACCCGGTGGCGCAGATCGATTTCATGGTGAAGCGCGAATATGCGGAATTGCTCAAGTGTAATCCCCACCTCTCCTCGGTGATCGAGTTACGATCCGACGACCGGGATGAGCTGAAGGTGTTGAAGGAGGGCATTCGGCGGGAACGCTACGATGCGATCGTCGATCTCCATAACAGTCTCAGGAGCAGATACCTTCGCGCGTTCTCCGGAGCCCGGTACGTGCGTGTCGTAAACAAGAGAGTGGGGGAACGCTCTTTCCTTGTGCGATTTAAACTCAATTTCTATCACGGGATGGTCCCTGTGGCAGAGCGGTACCTCGAGACAGTGCGGAAGTTCGGGGTCAGGGACGACGGGGGCGGATCGGAAATATACGTGCCCGAGGAGATCGTGCAATCGGTCTCCGTCCTGTTGGGTAAATACAAGCTCGAACGGCATGGCACCGTCATCGGTGTGGCGCCCATGGCGAAACATTTCACGAAACGATGGTTGCCGGAGCGCTTCGTCGAATTCGGCGTAAGGGCTGCGAAGGAGACGGGGGCGAAAATTCTGGTCCTTGGAAGCAGGGAGGAGACCGATGTGTGCGGTGACATCGCCCAGATGATCAATGCGGGGGCGGGAACAAACGCTGCCGATAGCCTCGCCGGGAGAATATCGTTGATTGAAACAGCCGCAGTGCTCGACCACTGTACGCTCGTTCTTTCCAATGACACCGGCATCATGCATATCGCCGCGGCCCGGCGGAAGAAAGTTGTGGCGATCTTCGGCTCGACGGTGCGTGAATTCGGGTTCTATCCCTACCGCACGGAGAGCATCGTCCTGGAAAAAGCCGGACTGCCCTGCCGCCCCTGTTCGCCAATCGGCCTTGAGCGCTGCCCGCAGGGTCATTTCAAATGCATGAGGGAGATCGGCGTGGAGGAGGTTCTCCACGCGACACGAACCCTGCTCGCCCGCGAGCGACAATCCCAACCCGCCGGCTGA
- a CDS encoding DUF1259 domain-containing protein, which translates to MKWLCLIVTAACIHYCVALSQSPDWGKVEQIFGRKGSVSGSILKVTFPRSDLHVKIGEVAVEPGLALTSWVGFSPMEGATMMMGDLVLLESEVKPSMDALVAHGLEVTALHNHVLAEQPPVMYMHFGGMGDPVTLAEAIKDVLTKTGTPTGPPPLRPEPLSIPEWPGVDSIIGYKGNRNGRLLQFGIPRGDTIIENGMVISPAMGMAIAINIQSLGTTAATTGDFVLTAGEVNPVLKALTAHGIAVTALHSHMLDESPRLLFMHFWGVDDPRNLARGLRAALDKVNLARKR; encoded by the coding sequence ATGAAATGGCTTTGTCTTATTGTAACCGCAGCATGTATCCATTATTGTGTCGCTCTCTCACAATCGCCCGACTGGGGAAAGGTGGAGCAGATTTTCGGCCGGAAGGGATCCGTCTCCGGCAGTATCCTCAAAGTAACGTTTCCGCGATCCGACCTGCACGTGAAGATCGGAGAGGTCGCGGTCGAACCCGGCCTGGCTCTTACCTCCTGGGTTGGGTTCAGCCCGATGGAAGGCGCAACAATGATGATGGGCGATCTTGTCCTCCTGGAATCCGAAGTCAAGCCGTCCATGGATGCATTAGTCGCACACGGGTTGGAGGTGACCGCCCTCCACAACCACGTTCTCGCCGAGCAGCCTCCCGTCATGTACATGCATTTCGGCGGGATGGGTGATCCGGTAACACTCGCCGAAGCCATCAAGGATGTCCTCACGAAAACCGGCACTCCCACGGGCCCACCCCCTCTCCGCCCCGAACCCTTGAGCATCCCCGAATGGCCCGGTGTGGATTCGATCATCGGCTATAAGGGGAATCGCAACGGCAGATTGCTCCAGTTCGGAATCCCCCGCGGAGATACCATCATCGAAAACGGGATGGTGATTTCCCCCGCGATGGGAATGGCCATCGCGATCAACATTCAGAGCCTGGGAACGACCGCTGCGACGACGGGAGATTTCGTGTTAACTGCCGGTGAAGTAAATCCGGTTCTGAAGGCCCTCACCGCTCATGGAATTGCGGTGACGGCGTTACATAGTCACATGCTTGATGAATCCCCGCGGCTATTGTTCATGCATTTTTGGGGAGTCGACGATCCCAGGAATCTTGCGAGGGGATTGAGAGCCGCGCTTGACAAGGTGAATCTGGCGCGGAAGAGATGA
- a CDS encoding zf-HC2 domain-containing protein has protein sequence MDCNEIQDLITAEIDGELAEESKAPLREHLSICPKCKAEYELELSTKAFLRRRLQRAETPSLLRQQITTELAAMSPSGTGFRDWLEWFGQLTARRSSRVTLALGSALAVILILLMVTPSKPRHLHTSPDDANIIHQAYNNFDGLLAGTLSPQVSSDDPAVIRNFFASRVNFNVNCPKHKRFKLVGGGCSKYNNEPVANVVYKKGRDIIYLYEANYRCVANGAHLNLPPEALSQLRTTGWYVENHQPDCTLAIWLVDSTVCCAIADMSQDNLLAFLKDGE, from the coding sequence GTGGATTGCAACGAAATTCAAGATCTGATCACCGCGGAGATCGACGGGGAGCTCGCGGAAGAATCAAAGGCCCCGCTTCGGGAACATCTCAGCATCTGCCCGAAGTGCAAGGCGGAGTACGAGCTCGAACTCTCTACGAAAGCGTTTCTCAGACGCCGCCTCCAGCGCGCCGAAACCCCGTCCCTCCTCCGGCAACAAATCACCACAGAACTCGCGGCGATGTCCCCCTCCGGAACGGGCTTCCGGGATTGGCTCGAGTGGTTCGGTCAACTCACCGCGCGGCGCTCGTCACGGGTAACCCTGGCTCTCGGGTCGGCGCTGGCCGTCATTCTGATCCTCCTGATGGTTACCCCTTCGAAACCCCGGCACCTTCACACTTCCCCGGATGACGCGAACATCATCCACCAGGCATACAACAATTTTGACGGGTTGCTGGCCGGGACACTCTCCCCCCAGGTTTCGTCCGACGATCCGGCGGTGATCAGGAATTTTTTCGCCTCCCGTGTGAATTTCAACGTCAATTGCCCGAAGCACAAGCGCTTTAAGCTGGTCGGAGGGGGCTGTTCAAAGTACAACAACGAGCCCGTCGCCAACGTCGTCTATAAAAAAGGGAGGGATATCATTTACCTCTACGAAGCAAATTACCGGTGCGTTGCCAACGGCGCGCATCTGAACCTCCCCCCGGAGGCGCTGAGCCAGCTTCGGACTACCGGCTGGTATGTCGAGAACCACCAGCCCGATTGCACGCTGGCAATCTGGCTCGTCGACTCGACGGTTTGTTGCGCGATCGCGGATATGAGCCAGGACAACCTCCTCGCCTTCCTCAAGGACGGGGAATGA
- a CDS encoding MFS transporter, with translation MKNIGDFLGLRRNILVMLAGVFALGLGEELWSRFMPKYLETLGAGIGIVGVFGTVRDLLDALYQYPGGWLADRLGHRRSLMVFALLAGAGYGILMLSQGWGLILVGMVFIMAWGSSAQPAIFAVIGDNLPATRRSIGFGVQSILKRIPVVVAPVLGGWCIVRFGLGTGMKLGFAISLVLAGVAVLIIHLYYRDAPATPPGSTSPMQVWRGFDSRLKRLLVADCFARWAEGIPDVFIVLYAINVLRYDALQFGTFISIQMLTSIALYIPIAKLSDRRNRFPYVLLTFVFFALYPLSILAAGGYVFTLLAFVVGGLREIGEPARKAMIVDFATQGSRGRVVGLYYFLRGMCVFPASLAGAWLWNLNPRLPFFVAFLAGGCGVLLFAALSRFAPPPKIEMQESLT, from the coding sequence ATGAAAAATATCGGCGATTTCCTCGGACTCCGCCGGAACATCCTTGTGATGCTTGCCGGAGTCTTCGCGCTTGGTCTCGGCGAGGAATTGTGGTCGCGCTTCATGCCAAAATATCTGGAGACCCTCGGTGCCGGGATCGGGATCGTCGGCGTGTTTGGAACCGTGAGAGATCTGCTGGACGCTCTCTATCAATATCCGGGAGGATGGCTCGCGGACCGGCTCGGACACCGCCGGTCGTTGATGGTCTTCGCGCTTCTCGCCGGAGCGGGATACGGCATTCTCATGCTGAGCCAGGGTTGGGGGTTGATCCTTGTCGGAATGGTTTTCATCATGGCCTGGGGGAGTTCCGCCCAGCCCGCGATCTTCGCCGTCATCGGGGATAATCTCCCGGCAACCCGCCGTTCGATCGGATTTGGAGTCCAATCGATCCTGAAACGCATCCCGGTCGTGGTCGCTCCGGTCCTCGGAGGGTGGTGTATCGTGCGCTTTGGCCTCGGAACCGGGATGAAGCTCGGGTTTGCAATTTCGCTCGTTCTTGCCGGCGTCGCCGTTCTCATCATCCATCTCTATTATAGAGACGCCCCCGCCACACCCCCCGGCAGCACTTCACCCATGCAGGTCTGGCGGGGATTCGACTCCCGTCTGAAACGATTGCTCGTCGCCGATTGTTTTGCCCGGTGGGCCGAAGGGATTCCGGATGTCTTCATCGTCCTCTACGCCATCAATGTACTCCGGTACGACGCCCTGCAGTTCGGGACGTTCATCAGCATTCAGATGCTGACATCCATAGCGCTTTACATCCCGATTGCAAAGCTTTCGGACAGAAGAAACCGGTTTCCGTACGTGCTGCTCACATTCGTGTTCTTCGCGCTCTATCCCCTCTCGATTCTCGCCGCGGGCGGATACGTGTTCACGCTCCTCGCATTCGTGGTGGGCGGATTGAGGGAAATCGGCGAGCCGGCGAGGAAAGCGATGATCGTCGACTTCGCGACGCAGGGATCGCGGGGCCGTGTGGTGGGGTTGTACTATTTTCTGCGCGGCATGTGCGTGTTCCCCGCTTCCCTCGCGGGCGCATGGTTGTGGAACCTCAATCCCCGCCTCCCGTTCTTCGTTGCATTTCTCGCGGGAGGCTGCGGCGTACTTCTGTTCGCCGCCCTCAGCCGGTTCGCCCCGCCGCCGAAGATCGAAATGCAGGAGAGTCTCACGTAA
- a CDS encoding N(4)-(beta-N-acetylglucosaminyl)-L-asparaginase: MNGIDRRTFLKQSALTGAGALGAAALNKSLFAGPSSPPLPKPFAICSGNGVKAIEKVMEVIHQGNDALDAVIAGVNIVENDPEDTSVGYGGLPNEEGVVELDAAVLHGPSYRGGAVAAIRNIKTPSIVARAVMERSNHVLLVGEGALKFARAHGFQEDNLLTDKSREAWLKWKENLSSKDDWLPPHSIEDREIGALHEASARHYGTIHCGAIDQKGNISCVTTTSGLAFKIPGRVGDSAIIGAGLYCDNEVGSAGSTGRGEANLLNCSSVMIVEWMRQGKSPDEACLLACKRINDRTREKRFQDNQGRVNYDVKFFAFNRRGEHGGCSIWSGGDYLVHDGTTMHKVEFPYLFKQK, encoded by the coding sequence ATGAACGGTATCGATCGGAGGACATTTCTCAAGCAATCGGCGCTCACGGGCGCCGGCGCTCTCGGCGCCGCGGCGTTGAACAAGTCTCTCTTCGCCGGGCCTTCCAGCCCTCCTCTCCCGAAACCGTTCGCGATCTGCAGCGGCAACGGCGTCAAGGCGATCGAGAAGGTGATGGAGGTGATCCACCAGGGGAACGACGCCCTCGATGCCGTCATCGCGGGAGTCAATATTGTCGAGAACGACCCCGAGGATACGAGCGTGGGGTACGGCGGGCTGCCGAACGAAGAGGGTGTGGTTGAGCTGGATGCCGCCGTATTGCACGGGCCGTCCTACCGGGGAGGAGCCGTCGCTGCGATCCGGAATATCAAGACCCCCTCGATCGTCGCACGCGCCGTGATGGAGCGCTCGAACCATGTCCTCCTCGTCGGAGAGGGAGCGTTGAAATTCGCAAGGGCGCACGGATTTCAGGAAGATAATCTGCTGACTGACAAGTCTCGCGAGGCATGGCTGAAGTGGAAGGAGAATCTGAGCTCCAAAGACGACTGGCTTCCGCCCCATTCGATCGAAGACCGTGAGATCGGAGCTCTGCATGAGGCCAGCGCAAGGCATTATGGAACAATCCATTGCGGCGCGATCGATCAGAAGGGAAATATCTCTTGCGTCACGACCACGAGCGGGCTCGCGTTTAAGATCCCGGGAAGGGTCGGGGATTCCGCCATCATCGGAGCCGGACTTTACTGCGACAACGAGGTCGGCTCAGCCGGTTCGACGGGGCGGGGCGAGGCAAACCTCTTAAACTGCAGCTCCGTTATGATTGTCGAATGGATGCGGCAGGGAAAATCGCCGGATGAGGCGTGCCTTCTCGCGTGCAAACGCATTAACGACCGCACGCGCGAAAAAAGGTTCCAGGACAACCAGGGCAGGGTGAATTACGACGTCAAGTTCTTCGCTTTCAACAGAAGGGGTGAACACGGTGGCTGCTCGATCTGGAGCGGCGGCGACTATCTTGTGCACGACGGGACGACAATGCATAAGGTGGAATTCCCCTACCTCTTCAAGCAGAAGTAG
- the pdxH gene encoding pyridoxamine 5'-phosphate oxidase encodes MKGEMNTNGLDERTIDRNPINQFKEWYADALRSKESFADAMAFATATPDGKPAVRIVLLKEVDDRGFVFYTNYSSRKGEELERNPLGALVFFWRELHRQVRIEGSLTMVTAEESNEYFASRPRESQVGALASPQSKVIPDRETLEKAFQEFDRRYRDTPVPRPPHWGGYRLSPSRIEFWEGRDARLHDRIEYLLEQDGSWSIRRLAP; translated from the coding sequence TCAGTTCAAGGAATGGTACGCGGACGCGCTTCGCTCGAAAGAATCCTTTGCCGACGCGATGGCTTTTGCGACGGCGACACCCGATGGAAAGCCCGCCGTCCGTATCGTGTTGCTCAAGGAGGTCGACGACCGGGGATTCGTTTTCTACACAAACTATTCCAGCCGGAAAGGCGAAGAGCTGGAGAGAAACCCCCTCGGAGCGCTCGTCTTCTTCTGGCGGGAACTCCACCGCCAGGTCCGGATTGAAGGCTCCCTCACCATGGTAACGGCAGAGGAGTCGAACGAGTACTTTGCGTCGAGACCGCGCGAAAGCCAGGTCGGCGCCCTTGCTTCGCCGCAGAGTAAGGTCATCCCCGATCGGGAGACGCTCGAGAAAGCCTTTCAAGAATTTGACCGCCGCTACCGCGATACCCCGGTTCCGCGTCCGCCGCACTGGGGAGGGTACCGGCTGAGCCCGTCGAGAATCGAGTTCTGGGAGGGGAGGGACGCCCGGCTTCATGATCGTATCGAGTATTTGCTGGAACAGGACGGGTCGTGGAGCATTCGGAGGCTCGCTCCCTGA
- a CDS encoding sigma-70 family RNA polymerase sigma factor, with amino-acid sequence MDVLYNYALRMTSNPDDAKDLVQETFLKAYRFWDKYEKGTNIRAWLFRIMKNSYINRYRKETKEPETVDYNDIQNFYHTIRYESSDPNDLQEKIFGGLLEDDVARALESLPEDFRTVVILCDIEGLSYEEIAEFVNCPIGTVRSRLHRGRHMLRAKLFEYAKKRGYVPHD; translated from the coding sequence ATGGACGTGCTCTACAACTACGCCCTCCGGATGACATCGAACCCGGACGATGCGAAAGACCTCGTCCAGGAAACTTTTCTGAAGGCTTACCGCTTCTGGGATAAATACGAAAAGGGAACTAATATACGGGCATGGCTGTTCCGTATAATGAAGAATTCGTACATCAACCGTTACCGGAAAGAGACCAAGGAACCGGAAACAGTCGATTACAATGACATCCAGAATTTTTATCACACGATCAGATACGAGTCTTCCGATCCGAACGATCTCCAGGAAAAGATCTTCGGAGGCCTTTTGGAAGACGATGTCGCCCGCGCGCTTGAATCGCTTCCCGAGGATTTCCGCACCGTCGTTATTCTCTGCGACATCGAAGGATTGAGTTACGAAGAGATCGCCGAATTCGTCAACTGCCCCATCGGCACAGTACGTTCCCGCCTCCACCGCGGCCGCCACATGTTGAGAGCGAAGTTGTTCGAGTATGCGAAAAAACGCGGCTACGTGCCGCACGACTGA
- a CDS encoding ATP-binding protein, with protein MGTGVSLLNKIRYNLLFESVDDALLNAAAKSLSEVQYGAGEMIFKDGSEGDCLYLLVAGSVRISKLTSSGEEIVIGTLNANDSFGELDLIDERLRSASAIAASTCTVIRLPVAEFRKLLDQSPAFCSNLLRMLALRVRGGNSAYVGREESNLSELRLQLNKVHRLVEATKIVNSTLDTDRLLELILSAAASTVQADRGTLYLLDEEKNELWSKVTQGASRIEIRLPMGKGIAGYVAVTGETINIPDAYADPRFNAEIDRRTGYRTKTILSMPMKNKEGTIIGVFQLLNKSGGAFTREDEEFIDGLSIHAAIAVENAMLAQTMVQNEALSAVGKMASTIIHDIKNPMGVLRLSAQVMKRKSTDKETGKLADEMIRQVDRFVNMTQEILDFSRGVSTMNLNDVDVGELMEGTLAFIEKDFAKRKVKLSTHMRFSGTIRADQDKLMRVFHNIAGNAADAMPEGGTLNVSTRREGEAILIEFADNGSGMPPEVLEKIFEPFMTYGKSHGTGLGMAIVKKIVEDHKGRIEIESVLQKGTTVRLSLPLNGGSTQSPG; from the coding sequence ATGGGGACGGGCGTTTCCCTGCTGAATAAGATCCGTTACAACCTCCTCTTCGAGTCTGTCGATGATGCCCTCTTGAACGCCGCGGCCAAATCTCTCAGCGAAGTTCAGTATGGCGCCGGCGAGATGATCTTCAAAGACGGAAGCGAGGGCGATTGTCTCTATCTCCTCGTCGCCGGGAGCGTCCGGATCTCGAAGTTGACGTCGTCGGGCGAAGAAATCGTCATCGGGACGCTCAACGCCAACGATTCCTTCGGGGAGCTCGACCTGATCGATGAACGGCTCCGCTCCGCATCCGCCATCGCCGCTTCGACCTGCACCGTTATCCGCCTTCCCGTCGCCGAGTTTCGCAAACTCCTCGATCAGAGCCCGGCATTTTGCTCGAACCTTCTCCGCATGCTCGCGCTGCGTGTGCGGGGCGGAAACTCGGCCTATGTAGGGCGGGAGGAATCGAATCTCAGCGAGCTCCGGCTACAATTGAACAAGGTCCACAGGCTCGTGGAAGCGACGAAGATCGTGAACTCCACGCTCGATACCGACCGCCTTCTCGAACTGATCCTCAGCGCGGCCGCGTCGACGGTTCAGGCCGACCGGGGGACGCTCTACCTCCTCGACGAGGAGAAGAACGAGCTCTGGTCGAAAGTCACGCAGGGGGCTTCCAGAATTGAAATCCGTCTGCCAATGGGGAAGGGAATCGCCGGGTACGTTGCGGTCACCGGGGAGACGATCAACATCCCCGACGCCTACGCCGATCCGAGGTTCAACGCCGAGATCGACCGGAGGACGGGATACCGGACAAAAACGATCCTGTCCATGCCGATGAAGAACAAGGAGGGGACGATCATCGGCGTCTTTCAGCTCCTGAACAAATCCGGCGGGGCGTTCACGCGGGAGGATGAGGAATTTATCGACGGACTTTCGATCCACGCGGCGATCGCGGTGGAGAACGCCATGCTTGCGCAGACGATGGTCCAGAACGAGGCGCTCTCTGCCGTGGGCAAAATGGCGAGCACGATCATCCACGACATCAAAAACCCCATGGGCGTCTTGCGCCTTTCCGCGCAGGTGATGAAGCGGAAATCCACCGACAAGGAGACAGGGAAGCTTGCCGACGAAATGATCCGGCAGGTCGACCGGTTTGTGAATATGACGCAGGAGATCCTCGATTTTTCCCGGGGCGTCAGCACGATGAACCTGAACGACGTGGATGTGGGCGAACTTATGGAAGGGACGCTTGCCTTCATCGAAAAAGATTTCGCAAAGCGGAAGGTCAAATTGTCGACGCACATGCGGTTTTCAGGCACCATCCGCGCCGATCAGGACAAGCTCATGCGGGTGTTCCATAATATTGCGGGGAACGCGGCGGACGCCATGCCCGAGGGCGGCACGTTGAACGTCAGCACGCGCCGCGAGGGGGAGGCGATTCTGATCGAATTCGCCGACAACGGAAGCGGAATGCCGCCCGAAGTCCTTGAGAAGATATTCGAGCCGTTCATGACATACGGCAAGAGTCACGGCACCGGCCTGGGAATGGCGATCGTCAAAAAGATAGTTGAGGATCACAAGGGACGGATCGAGATTGAGAGCGTGCTCCAAAAGGGAACGACGGTAAGACTTTCCCTGCCGCTCAACGGGGGATCAACGCAGAGTCCGGGTTAG
- the thiL gene encoding thiamine-phosphate kinase — protein sequence MDQKRTEISSVGEFGLIERIRQLTQSPGEGVRLREHLVQGIGDDAAVYRPTQGTVELITIDTFLEGVHFDLTYTSFRHLGWKAVAASLSDIAAMGGLPRYVLLTLSLPAKISVEMVEEFYGGASFACKKYSCLIVGGDTSSSPANLMVSSTVVGEAPETALIYRKGAKAGDYVCVTGHLGASIAGLKVLQREKSRFLAARDTGTFQPDLEPYKTVIEKHLMPKPRFDISKILTSRVKVHSMIDISDGLASEIHHLCAAGGVGASVYEHNLPIDSVTQRIAEEFSAPVTDYALYGGEEYELLFTIDEEEYKKLEILTNDVSIIGRITKAGDGIVVVREQGESEPLRAAGWNHFPK from the coding sequence ATGGATCAAAAACGCACGGAGATATCTTCCGTCGGCGAGTTCGGATTGATCGAACGCATCCGGCAGCTGACTCAATCCCCCGGCGAAGGGGTGCGGCTGCGTGAACACCTGGTGCAGGGAATCGGAGACGACGCCGCGGTCTACCGCCCCACGCAGGGAACGGTCGAACTGATCACGATCGACACGTTTCTCGAGGGCGTTCACTTCGATCTTACCTATACGTCGTTCCGCCATCTCGGATGGAAGGCGGTCGCCGCGAGTCTCAGCGACATCGCCGCGATGGGCGGCCTCCCCCGGTATGTCCTTCTGACACTCTCACTCCCCGCGAAGATCTCCGTCGAGATGGTTGAGGAATTCTACGGCGGCGCTTCATTCGCCTGCAAAAAGTATTCCTGCCTGATCGTCGGCGGGGACACCTCCAGCTCACCCGCGAACCTGATGGTCTCTTCGACCGTGGTCGGCGAGGCGCCTGAGACCGCGCTCATCTATAGGAAGGGGGCGAAGGCCGGCGACTATGTCTGCGTCACCGGGCATCTCGGGGCGTCCATCGCGGGTTTGAAAGTCCTGCAGAGGGAGAAGAGCCGGTTCCTCGCCGCTCGCGACACCGGAACATTCCAACCCGACCTTGAGCCGTACAAAACGGTCATCGAAAAGCATCTCATGCCGAAACCCCGGTTCGATATCTCGAAAATCCTCACGTCGAGGGTCAAGGTTCATTCCATGATCGATATCAGCGACGGTCTCGCCTCGGAGATACACCATCTCTGCGCGGCCGGCGGTGTGGGCGCATCTGTCTACGAGCACAATTTGCCGATCGATTCGGTCACGCAACGGATCGCGGAGGAGTTTTCGGCTCCTGTCACGGATTACGCTCTCTACGGCGGTGAGGAGTACGAATTACTCTTCACGATCGACGAAGAAGAGTATAAGAAACTTGAGATTTTGACGAACGACGTTTCGATCATCGGAAGGATTACGAAGGCTGGGGACGGAATCGTCGTCGTACGGGAGCAGGGGGAGAGCGAGCCCCTCCGGGCCGCCGGCTGGAACCACTTTCCGAAGTAG